A region of the Vanrija pseudolonga chromosome 2, complete sequence genome:
AGGAGCGCGGCTGCTACTCGCGCCACTTTTTCGACGATGaagacggcggcgtgagcggccATATTGGCGTGCCGCTCGTCTCGTCCCCCGGCGAGCGGTTCGTCTACGGTATCGGCATTGACTGGGCCGGCATCCTTGTCGAGCGTGCGTCGGGTTTGACGCTCGAGGAGTTCTTCCAGAAGAACATCTTCACTCCGCTCGGGCTGAAGGACCTGGTGTggtacgccgacgccgacgtccgCTCGCGCCTGCAGCAGGCATGCGGCAGGCTGCAGGGTGAGCTCGTCCACTCGACCGGCATCCGTACGATCATTGGGCCAGAGAAGAAGATCAAGCAATacgccggtggtggcggcctgctcggcacAGCGAAGGACTACCTCGCCTTCCTGCGCGCCATCCTCGCGTCGTCAAAGCCGGGCGGGCTGCTGTCCCCCGAGTCGTACACCGAACTGTTCGCAAACTCTCTCCCGCCTCGCGGTGACAACACGTCCGCGTACGAGGACCTCGCGAACGTGGTGTACACGCAGCCCTACTCCGACGAGAACATGTGCGCGAACGGCGGGCAGGGGCTCGCGCACAGCATCGGCCTGACGATCAACACTGTCGAGTCGGCGCACGGGCGCAAGGCGGGTAGCGGGACGTGGGGCGGCGCCTGCAAGACTGACTACTGGATCGACCCGGCCACGGGGATCGTCGGCATGTGCTTTGCGCAGATcttcgcgccggcgccagacCCGCCCGCGACGGAGCCGTTCAACGTCGCGCATGAGACGTTCGAGCGGGCAGTGTATGATGCGATTGAGGCCAAGGAATAGATAGACGGTGCTTACGACTTTGGATGAACTACTGGTttcttggccgccgtcggcggggtcACCGACGCTTACGGGTTTGAGTCAGCAGGAGGATGTAACCTCTCGAGGTGGCACCTTTATAATCATCTCGGTCATCTCTCGGTCCCTCCAAAGTGCACAGACAGAGATCTACACGCCAATACGGCGGTGCATGCAATGCTGACACTCTTAACCTCGTCAGTTTTCAGCTTCATGAGCACTGCCCGACACGGAACGGCAACATGGTGTAGCAGCCTCGCCATCTGTGGCGCGAAGTTGGCCACAACAGTCGCTTGTTGCACTCGACTCCAATCTATGTGCAAGAGTGTTTGATATCCGGATATTTTGGGGTCTTTTGACTCGCAGAAAGATCTGACTTGGCCCACAGAAGGAAGTGGGCGTCACGCCGAAGATGAGAACGTGTATTTTCAGAGCTCCGGCTCCGAGCCTGGGAGTCCCGGCCCTCGGCCGTGCTCGCAGCTCTGCCTCTCCGTGGTCTACATACGCTTCGTCGCATGCACGTATTTCCTCCTCCAAAGCGTTGATGACGAGCGGAGTGCGCGTCGCGGTGGAACACCGCCGATTCGGTGCCACCCTGGCACGTTCGGCATGttcggcagcgacgccacctcccccactctACGCACTCCTACCACTCGTGTGCCCAATCAGCACGCACAAGACAATGCCAAGTCTAGCGCTCGGCCATGGCCGGGGCCGTGTGGCTGTCGGGCCCTGTCCGACGACCGGGGCCTGGCAGCCAAGCTGGGTTAAGGGGTGGACAGCGGATCGGgaggcgcgacggcgcgcgatAGCGATAATCACGTCACCAGAGTGGAGGATCACAACATGGGCGTATAACTCAAATGCTCTATCGGCGGCGCTCATGCTGTCTCACCCAACACTGCCGTTTCCAGCACTCAACTCCACACGCATACATACGCCAACTGGACCCGACATGGCGTGACGATGATGGCAGCCAGCCGGATACTAGGTCCCAACGTCGCCTATGTAGCGTTTGGCCAAGCAGAGCGCAGCCATATCCGTCGATGCCAATCCTTGGCCTGCATGAGCACGAGCTCTCTTCGGCCGGGGTGTACCTGGAGCTCCCGACTCCCGAGCCGACCGAACGAACGCGGGGCACATAAGAGCAGGGAACATTGACACAAAGACAATCCCAATCCCACTGATTTCCATGTCTGACCTCAAGGAAAagccgcgcgccagcgccagcgcggacggcgtcgaccagGTGCCCGTCCTCACTGGCGGCGCTgagccgccgcagcagcagcgcac
Encoded here:
- the lovD_2 gene encoding Acyltransferase LovD; this translates as MPHDITPRRLAAEAKASASASGTAKADAPVYPVVINTAPKVYPPVRAQSNGAGKAKPRLAFTADDKARLDAILHAAVDSRQVNALTFAVSDAEGELYFNCAGERVFGEPDKGQVDERTMFQLFSCTKLVTSVACLLLVDEGVISLDNPAVIDHYLPEVACQPILRGYASDAPGSEILEPRTTPLTLRHILSHTSGLAYGLFSPVLERWMKERGCYSRHFFDDEDGGVSGHIGVPLVSSPGERFVYGIGIDWAGILVERASGLTLEEFFQKNIFTPLGLKDLVWYADADVRSRLQQACGRLQGELVHSTGIRTIIGPEKKIKQYAGGGGLLGTAKDYLAFLRAILASSKPGGLLSPESYTELFANSLPPRGDNTSAYEDLANVVYTQPYSDENMCANGGQGLAHSIGLTINTVESAHGRKAGSGTWGGACKTDYWIDPATGIVGMCFAQIFAPAPDPPATEPFNVAHETFERAVYDAIEAKE